A genome region from Akkermansiaceae bacterium includes the following:
- a CDS encoding DUF1232 domain-containing protein has protein sequence MQIPRFKIPSPARHLPEAFTLSGFRAVGGKLARQGARKILVSALTLYHCMRDAETPAWAKSVILGALGYLVFPMDVIPDAILGAGFTDDWSVILGAIATVAAHIKGGHMLAAEEQAARLLGPGSPVETGSA, from the coding sequence ATGCAAATCCCCAGGTTCAAGATACCATCGCCAGCGCGCCATCTGCCGGAAGCCTTCACGCTTTCCGGCTTCCGCGCTGTCGGCGGAAAGCTGGCGAGGCAGGGTGCGCGCAAGATCCTCGTCTCCGCGCTGACGCTGTACCACTGCATGAGGGATGCCGAGACCCCCGCTTGGGCCAAGAGCGTGATCCTCGGCGCGCTCGGCTACCTCGTTTTCCCGATGGACGTCATCCCGGATGCGATACTCGGCGCAGGCTTCACCGATGACTGGAGCGTGATCCTCGGCGCGATCGCCACCGTTGCCGCCCATATCAAGGGCGGGCACATGCTGGCCGCAGAGGAGCAGGCCGCCCGCCTGCTCGGTCCGGGATCGCCGGTTGAAACCGGGTCTGCCTGA
- a CDS encoding type II secretion system F family protein: MTSAAITQKTAPPASSPASPNGKAADAKAGGKEKKPGISFFNGPKKVKEFSKKEQVDMFRGIGSMLRAQINTADALKYYAQGLQNKAMSDCLAAIRTDINSGMNVHEAFRRTNRFNETIIGLIQAGSDAGQLHEAFRSLAGRITSELRFTKAIKKATVMPGIIICVLKSAFIISQVKIVPQVEEMLTGVGQKPDGLTAISFKVSHFTQSVWHIYVLAVIGIAVAIVRSSKLRGLLMGIAMSKWRLFRLLIMSLRQMTFISTIRLLHSNGINLAKSIRVSANSVMGTPFYKELREAADKYENSGVPLSTAFAKYTSVDSQVTHMLSIGEKSASLDAQLEMLSVMYEEDAENYMAMFAATISFVVLLAAVAIIAAVFIGTFLPIFLMGPKMMQSGI, encoded by the coding sequence ATGACTAGCGCAGCAATCACCCAGAAAACCGCGCCCCCGGCGTCATCCCCCGCATCGCCCAATGGCAAGGCGGCCGACGCGAAGGCTGGTGGCAAAGAGAAAAAACCTGGCATCAGCTTTTTCAACGGGCCGAAGAAGGTAAAGGAGTTCTCGAAAAAGGAGCAGGTGGACATGTTCCGCGGCATCGGCTCCATGCTACGCGCCCAGATCAACACGGCTGACGCTCTCAAATATTACGCACAGGGACTCCAGAACAAGGCGATGTCGGATTGCCTCGCCGCCATCCGCACGGACATCAACTCCGGCATGAACGTCCACGAGGCCTTCCGCCGGACGAACCGCTTCAACGAAACCATCATCGGCCTCATCCAGGCCGGCTCCGATGCGGGGCAGCTCCACGAGGCTTTCCGCTCCCTCGCAGGCCGCATCACCAGCGAACTGCGCTTCACCAAGGCCATCAAGAAGGCCACTGTGATGCCCGGAATCATCATCTGCGTCCTGAAATCCGCATTCATCATCTCGCAGGTGAAGATCGTCCCACAGGTAGAGGAAATGCTGACGGGTGTCGGCCAGAAGCCCGACGGACTTACGGCGATCTCCTTCAAGGTCAGCCATTTCACCCAGTCCGTCTGGCACATCTATGTGCTCGCCGTCATCGGCATCGCGGTCGCCATCGTCCGCTCTTCCAAGCTGCGCGGCCTGCTCATGGGCATCGCCATGTCCAAGTGGCGCCTCTTCCGCCTGCTCATCATGTCCCTGCGCCAGATGACGTTCATTTCAACCATACGCCTCCTCCACTCGAACGGGATCAACCTCGCGAAATCCATCCGAGTCTCTGCGAACAGCGTTATGGGAACCCCCTTCTACAAGGAACTCAGGGAGGCCGCAGACAAGTATGAGAACTCCGGTGTGCCGCTCTCCACGGCCTTCGCGAAATACACGTCGGTCGACTCCCAGGTCACCCACATGCTCTCCATCGGAGAGAAATCCGCCTCTCTCGACGCACAGCTGGAGATGCTTTCCGTGATGTACGAGGAGGATGCGGAGAACTACATGGCCATGTTCGCCGCCACCATCAGCTTCGTAGTCCTGCTTGCTGCCGTGGCTATCATCGCCGCCGTTTTCATTGGCACCTTCCTCCCCATATTCCTCATGGGGCCGAAGATGATGCAGAGCGGTATCTGA
- the sufT gene encoding putative Fe-S cluster assembly protein SufT, with protein MHEEIKLSREVSAVQIPSGDSMTLPAGTAVFITQRLGGTYTVATSQGLARISSQDADALGVDAQEEIKKNAEAVRLKDAPLEEQVWAQLKGVYDPEIPVDIVNLGLVYDCVIDKVGDRKVVQVKMTLTAPGCGMGPVIAADAQAKIMTIDGIDEANVELVWDPAWNQDMITEEGKMKLGMI; from the coding sequence ATGCACGAAGAAATCAAACTTTCCCGCGAAGTCTCCGCGGTCCAGATCCCGAGCGGCGATTCGATGACACTTCCCGCAGGCACGGCGGTGTTCATCACCCAGAGGCTTGGCGGCACATACACCGTCGCCACCTCGCAGGGCCTGGCGCGCATTTCCTCGCAGGATGCGGATGCGCTCGGCGTGGATGCGCAGGAGGAGATCAAGAAGAATGCGGAGGCCGTCCGGCTCAAGGATGCCCCGCTGGAGGAACAGGTCTGGGCGCAGCTCAAGGGCGTCTATGACCCGGAAATCCCCGTGGACATCGTCAATCTCGGCCTAGTCTATGATTGCGTCATCGACAAGGTGGGGGATAGGAAAGTCGTGCAGGTGAAGATGACACTCACCGCCCCCGGCTGCGGCATGGGTCCCGTCATCGCGGCGGATGCCCAGGCGAAGATCATGACCATAGATGGCATCGACGAGGCGAACGTCGAGCTGGTCTGGGATCCCGCGTGGAATCAGGACATGATCACCGAGGAAGGGAAAATGAAGCTCGGGATGATCTGA
- the tadA gene encoding Flp pilus assembly complex ATPase component TadA, with product MSVIAPPPPLPNVAPASAGKRFAPGMSGRELLGTIFTVCRELRVSDIQMRSQRPVYIHTNKGMEKLDFLGPLSAANMDEILKELIRNRESASHGFGTGDSLEMRVDDKIEQAIAEFSQKMVSDFSCDGIPMGDNGEKSGRLRIQAHLSSSGLGVTCRILNDFIPALDSLGIDPDTAATLRHGVLKRAGLCLVTGPTGSGKSTTLASLIDWLRQNHPKHIVTVEDPIEYQYPDDMEDPVYPGHRIPSPSIVTQQEVGRDVLNYKQGLKDVLRKAPHVILLGEIRDREAMETCMEAAQTGHLVLSTLHTTGAVKTIGRILELYPRESHESVLSRLSEILIFIHSQGLLNGIERRVLTYEFLQNNDDSVSSAISNYDGGARSLEDVIRRAGNIQWDANLERLLRNGIITRDTFESAKMNRSEDESF from the coding sequence ATGTCTGTCATAGCACCTCCACCACCCTTGCCAAACGTCGCACCGGCTTCCGCCGGGAAGCGCTTCGCGCCCGGAATGAGCGGCCGCGAGCTGCTTGGCACCATCTTCACCGTCTGCCGCGAACTCCGCGTCTCGGACATCCAGATGCGCTCACAGCGCCCGGTTTACATCCACACCAACAAAGGGATGGAGAAACTCGATTTCCTCGGGCCGCTCAGCGCGGCCAACATGGATGAGATCCTCAAGGAACTCATCCGCAACCGCGAGTCCGCCTCCCATGGCTTCGGCACCGGCGATTCCCTTGAGATGCGCGTGGATGACAAGATCGAGCAGGCCATCGCCGAGTTCTCGCAGAAAATGGTCTCCGATTTCTCCTGCGACGGCATCCCGATGGGCGACAACGGCGAGAAATCCGGCCGCCTCCGCATCCAGGCGCACCTTTCCTCCTCCGGACTCGGCGTCACCTGCCGTATCCTCAACGATTTCATACCCGCCCTCGATTCCCTTGGGATCGATCCGGATACCGCCGCAACTCTCCGCCACGGCGTCCTGAAGCGCGCCGGGCTGTGCCTCGTAACCGGCCCAACCGGCTCCGGGAAATCGACCACCCTTGCCTCTCTCATCGACTGGCTCCGCCAGAACCACCCCAAGCATATCGTCACCGTCGAGGATCCCATCGAATACCAGTATCCGGACGACATGGAAGATCCCGTGTATCCCGGCCACCGCATCCCCTCGCCGTCCATCGTGACGCAGCAGGAAGTCGGCCGCGACGTCCTCAACTACAAGCAGGGGCTCAAGGATGTCCTGCGGAAAGCCCCGCACGTCATCCTCCTGGGCGAAATCCGCGACCGCGAGGCGATGGAGACCTGCATGGAGGCCGCCCAGACAGGTCACCTCGTCCTCTCCACCCTCCACACCACCGGAGCGGTGAAAACCATAGGCCGTATCCTCGAACTCTATCCCCGCGAGAGCCACGAGTCCGTCCTCTCCCGCCTTTCGGAAATCCTCATCTTCATCCACTCGCAGGGTCTGCTCAACGGCATCGAGCGCCGCGTGCTCACCTACGAGTTCCTCCAGAACAACGACGACTCGGTCTCCTCCGCCATCAGCAACTACGACGGCGGCGCCCGCTCCCTTGAGGATGTCATCCGCCGCGCCGGCAACATCCAGTGGGACGCCAACCTCGAGCGCCTGCTCCGCAACGGCATCATCACCCGCGACACTTTCGAATCCGCGAAAATGAACCGCTCCGAGGACGAATCCTTCTGA
- a CDS encoding translation initiation factor IF-3 yields the protein MTRINDRIRAPKVRVVNSNGEQLGVMSSREALEKAKSVGLDLVEIAGQADPPVCKIIDYGKYKYTQAKLKKGKSKSSTRMKEVKFRVGTGEHDYNIKLGRAETFLEGNHKVRFVLQFRGRENAHKDLGFVVLNRIIADLKTMAAVDQQPRLNGRAVAMILSPLPAHQRKRHFHLFHGELMEEDDHEDDEDFDDDVDESSEIPTDDAEDIEVKSSAAGD from the coding sequence ATGACGCGGATCAACGACCGCATCCGCGCACCGAAAGTCCGCGTCGTGAACTCAAACGGGGAGCAGCTCGGCGTGATGTCATCGCGCGAAGCCCTTGAAAAGGCCAAGTCCGTCGGCCTGGATCTCGTGGAAATCGCCGGACAGGCGGACCCTCCGGTCTGCAAGATCATCGACTACGGAAAATACAAATACACCCAGGCGAAGCTCAAGAAGGGCAAGTCGAAGTCCTCGACGAGGATGAAGGAGGTGAAATTCCGCGTCGGCACCGGCGAGCACGACTACAACATCAAGCTCGGCCGTGCGGAGACGTTCCTTGAGGGCAATCACAAGGTGCGCTTCGTGCTCCAGTTCCGCGGACGCGAGAACGCCCACAAGGATCTCGGCTTCGTGGTGCTGAACCGCATTATCGCGGACCTGAAAACAATGGCCGCCGTCGATCAGCAGCCGCGCCTCAACGGGCGTGCGGTGGCGATGATCCTCTCCCCTTTGCCCGCCCATCAGCGCAAGCGCCATTTCCATCTCTTCCACGGGGAGCTCATGGAAGAGGACGATCATGAGGACGACGAGGATTTTGACGACGATGTGGACGAATCCTCCGAAATCCCCACCGATGACGCAGAGGACATTGAAGTGAAATCCTCCGCGGCAGGGGACTGA
- a CDS encoding ATP-binding cassette domain-containing protein codes for MKATKPSIKLGSGLAIGYTAPLATFGETVELNGGTHFLLARNGRGKSTLLRTIAGSLKKLSGDFSAEGFMQYLPEDMRFDQEITPKTIFKTLLSRDRHEAALSLAECIELDVNKIYGRLSTGNRRKTALIMAEFSVKPDCGNILLLDEPFSGLDAFARETFEEMWNKTSDNVLRLVSCHPDYDSMTMPSVLLIEGNRVSHHAADGQKWSSLKALLN; via the coding sequence ATGAAAGCCACCAAACCAAGCATAAAACTCGGCTCCGGCCTTGCGATTGGCTACACGGCTCCCTTGGCGACCTTCGGCGAAACCGTCGAGCTAAACGGGGGGACGCATTTTTTGCTAGCCCGCAATGGTAGGGGGAAATCGACGCTGCTCCGCACGATCGCGGGCAGCCTGAAGAAACTCTCCGGCGATTTTTCCGCCGAGGGGTTCATGCAATACCTCCCCGAGGACATGCGATTCGACCAGGAAATCACGCCCAAAACCATTTTCAAAACCCTGCTTAGCAGAGACAGGCACGAGGCGGCACTCTCCCTTGCGGAATGCATCGAACTCGATGTGAACAAGATCTATGGGAGGCTCTCCACGGGCAACCGCCGCAAGACCGCCCTCATCATGGCGGAGTTTTCGGTGAAGCCGGATTGCGGAAACATCCTCCTGCTCGACGAGCCCTTCAGCGGTCTCGATGCCTTCGCCCGCGAGACTTTCGAGGAAATGTGGAACAAGACCTCGGACAACGTGCTCCGCCTAGTTTCCTGCCACCCGGATTACGATTCGATGACGATGCCCAGCGTCCTCCTCATCGAGGGGAACAGGGTCAGCCATCACGCCGCAGACGGTCAGAAATGGTCATCGCTCAAGGCACTCCTCAACTGA
- the tadA gene encoding Flp pilus assembly complex ATPase component TadA translates to MIDFDGISFNDLISRRIMAELAGHDPGFAELDQDQVPNRVTRYSFMAAVAKINGLPFFPKVAEFCDASLHAYCDATVMTRGFFAPLCLSGDNKIIVATANPWSPLAEEYLAPRFPDLEIVKIVTLASEIARAIESVATNNGPSRSELEAIDVEDLDDGIHDFDVTTDYTEPMAQLVATVMSDAVRTRASDIHFKVEKETFYYCFRVDGDIGRKVEIPMKLKDRLDAFLLNLMRLPTEIRNTAPGISGRFTISYFHRPIDIRYERHRTYRGYHVTMRLLDKSNINVTLGKGTLAFDDETMFALNKVMKIPAGIIVMSGPTGSGKSTTLNAILRELNRPEVNILTLENPVEDEVPGITHCDLKSAKEFKPMIASFMRSDPDIILMGEVRDLESAELAIEAAVTGHKVLTTIHTPRASQIIERFEQLGIERWKIAQTLKAACAQRLVKLLCPYCKEAATGISDLDRKTFALDDSWAEVPIFKAHDEGCSECRNTGYSGRTAILEIIPISPKVSDQLSKGELTPYELEVKVAEEGILPNLRRSGLRLLREGKTDIAAVSKVIDMTYTDD, encoded by the coding sequence GTGATCGATTTCGACGGCATATCCTTCAATGACCTGATCAGCCGCCGCATCATGGCGGAGCTGGCCGGGCACGACCCCGGCTTCGCGGAACTGGACCAGGACCAGGTGCCGAACCGCGTCACCCGCTACAGCTTCATGGCCGCCGTGGCCAAGATCAACGGCCTCCCGTTTTTCCCCAAGGTCGCGGAGTTCTGCGATGCATCGCTCCACGCATATTGCGATGCCACGGTGATGACCCGGGGCTTCTTCGCCCCGCTCTGCCTCTCCGGGGACAACAAGATCATCGTGGCAACCGCGAACCCATGGAGCCCCCTGGCCGAGGAATACCTCGCGCCCCGCTTCCCGGACCTCGAGATCGTGAAAATCGTCACGCTCGCCTCCGAGATCGCCAGGGCCATCGAGTCCGTGGCAACCAACAACGGGCCCAGCCGCTCCGAACTGGAGGCAATCGATGTCGAGGATCTCGACGATGGCATCCACGATTTCGACGTCACCACCGACTACACCGAGCCGATGGCGCAACTCGTCGCCACGGTCATGTCGGATGCCGTCCGCACCCGCGCCTCGGACATCCATTTCAAGGTGGAGAAGGAAACCTTCTACTATTGCTTCCGCGTCGACGGCGACATAGGCCGCAAGGTCGAGATCCCGATGAAGCTCAAGGATCGCCTCGACGCCTTCCTGCTCAACCTGATGCGGCTGCCCACGGAAATACGCAACACCGCCCCGGGCATCTCCGGCCGCTTCACCATCTCCTATTTCCACCGCCCCATCGACATCCGCTACGAGCGCCACCGCACCTACCGCGGCTACCACGTCACGATGCGGCTGCTCGACAAGAGCAACATCAACGTGACCCTCGGCAAAGGCACGCTCGCCTTCGATGACGAGACGATGTTCGCGCTCAACAAGGTGATGAAAATCCCCGCCGGCATCATCGTCATGTCCGGCCCCACCGGCTCCGGGAAATCCACCACGCTCAACGCCATCCTGCGCGAGCTGAACCGCCCGGAGGTCAACATCCTCACCCTTGAGAACCCCGTCGAGGACGAGGTGCCCGGCATCACCCACTGCGACCTGAAGAGCGCCAAGGAGTTCAAGCCCATGATCGCTTCCTTCATGCGCTCGGATCCGGACATCATCCTCATGGGCGAGGTGCGCGACCTCGAGTCCGCGGAGCTAGCCATTGAGGCCGCGGTCACCGGCCACAAGGTTCTCACCACCATCCACACCCCGCGCGCCTCCCAGATCATCGAGCGCTTCGAGCAGCTCGGGATCGAGCGCTGGAAGATCGCCCAGACGCTCAAGGCTGCCTGCGCCCAGCGCCTCGTGAAACTTCTCTGCCCCTACTGCAAGGAGGCCGCCACAGGCATATCGGACTTGGACCGCAAGACGTTCGCGCTCGACGATTCCTGGGCCGAAGTGCCCATTTTCAAGGCGCATGACGAAGGCTGCTCCGAATGCCGCAACACCGGATACTCCGGCCGCACCGCCATCCTTGAGATCATCCCCATCTCACCCAAGGTTTCCGACCAGCTGTCGAAAGGGGAGCTGACCCCCTATGAGCTCGAGGTGAAGGTCGCCGAGGAAGGTATCCTGCCAAACCTTCGCCGCAGCGGCCTCAGGCTGCTTCGCGAGGGCAAAACCGACATCGCCGCTGTCAGCAAGGTGATCGACATGACTTACACAGATGACTAG
- the hprK gene encoding HPr(Ser) kinase/phosphatase, with translation MAQRVKTVASITVEKFFEMYSEPLKLSLLGERVGFDRMISEPAVNRPGLALAGFFSYFAKKRVQVLGNLEMAYLRKLPEQMRIDRFRRMCERDIPCIIVSRGASLGPELMAVAKEHSIPVFGTSQITMKFLNAATISLEHEFAPTLTIHGCMVDMRGIGVLIVGKSGSGKSETAIGLLERGGSLVADDMVRIKHVGGELIATAPDLSRGYMEIRGIGIINVANLYGLASIRPDKRLDLVVTLKPATDLNEVDRLGLESKTYEILGQQVVHVEVPVGPGRDTARMVAIAALDQQLRRLGYNMADEFNQKLLHHMSAGKGRI, from the coding sequence ATGGCACAGCGAGTGAAGACCGTGGCTTCGATCACGGTGGAGAAATTTTTCGAGATGTATTCCGAGCCGCTGAAGCTGAGCTTGCTTGGCGAGCGGGTTGGCTTCGACCGCATGATCAGTGAGCCGGCGGTGAACAGGCCGGGGCTGGCGCTCGCGGGCTTCTTCTCCTACTTCGCCAAGAAGCGCGTGCAAGTCCTCGGCAACCTGGAGATGGCGTACCTGAGGAAACTCCCCGAGCAGATGCGCATCGACCGCTTCCGCCGCATGTGCGAGCGGGACATTCCCTGCATCATTGTCTCGCGTGGCGCAAGCCTGGGACCGGAGCTGATGGCCGTCGCAAAGGAGCATTCGATCCCCGTTTTCGGCACCTCCCAGATCACGATGAAATTCCTCAATGCGGCGACGATCAGCCTCGAGCACGAGTTCGCGCCGACCCTCACCATCCATGGCTGCATGGTGGATATGCGCGGGATCGGGGTGCTCATCGTCGGGAAAAGCGGATCGGGGAAATCGGAGACCGCCATCGGCCTGCTGGAGCGGGGGGGCTCGCTGGTCGCCGATGACATGGTGCGCATCAAGCACGTCGGCGGGGAACTCATCGCCACCGCGCCGGATCTCTCGCGGGGATATATGGAAATCCGCGGCATCGGCATCATCAACGTGGCGAACCTCTACGGACTGGCTTCCATCCGCCCGGACAAGCGGCTGGATCTCGTCGTCACCCTCAAGCCCGCCACCGATCTCAACGAGGTGGATCGCCTCGGACTGGAGTCCAAGACCTACGAGATCCTCGGCCAGCAGGTCGTCCATGTGGAAGTCCCCGTCGGCCCGGGGCGGGACACCGCGCGTATGGTTGCCATAGCGGCGCTGGATCAGCAGCTGCGGCGCCTCGGTTACAACATGGCGGATGAGTTCAACCAGAAGCTGCTCCACCACATGTCGGCTGGGAAAGGCAGGATCTAG
- a CDS encoding tyrosine recombinase — METRVDRFLRFLATEKGLSEAYQLSVSQTLASLTGWLARKRLALEEVGTEELSGFLDERRDDGLCASSIRLTTVHLKIFHRWLAATGQSAMDPAEPLSASKAERKLPPTLSAGEVETLLESIPATDPLGLRDLAILELFYSSGLRLAELCAAKLEWMDAEDGFLRVTGKGRKTRLVRIGGRAQAAISSYLASGRPSLVKAKTSSHIFIGIRGAALTPERVRQIVKARAAMAGVSVNVHPHMLRHSFATHLLEGGADLRVIQELLGHADISTTQIYTHVSSKGLKDAHRKFHPRG, encoded by the coding sequence TTGGAAACGCGGGTTGATCGGTTCCTGCGCTTTCTGGCGACAGAGAAAGGATTGTCCGAGGCTTACCAGCTATCGGTTTCACAAACCCTCGCAAGCCTCACGGGGTGGCTGGCGCGGAAACGCCTTGCGCTTGAAGAGGTCGGCACGGAGGAACTCTCCGGATTCCTGGACGAGCGCAGGGACGACGGCCTTTGCGCCTCATCGATAAGGCTGACGACCGTGCACTTGAAAATTTTCCACCGCTGGCTCGCGGCTACGGGCCAGTCGGCGATGGATCCTGCGGAGCCGCTCTCAGCATCGAAGGCGGAACGGAAGCTGCCCCCCACCCTATCGGCCGGAGAAGTGGAAACGCTGCTGGAAAGCATCCCCGCCACAGACCCGTTGGGGCTGCGCGATCTGGCGATTTTGGAGCTTTTCTATTCCTCCGGCCTGCGGCTGGCCGAGCTTTGCGCCGCCAAGCTGGAGTGGATGGATGCGGAGGATGGCTTCCTGCGTGTCACCGGGAAAGGCCGGAAAACGCGCCTGGTGAGGATAGGTGGAAGGGCGCAGGCAGCCATTTCCAGCTATCTTGCCAGCGGCAGGCCGAGCCTGGTGAAAGCGAAGACCTCATCCCACATTTTCATCGGGATCCGCGGCGCAGCGCTGACACCGGAGCGCGTGAGGCAGATCGTGAAAGCACGGGCCGCGATGGCAGGGGTCTCCGTGAACGTCCATCCCCACATGCTGAGGCACTCCTTCGCGACCCACCTGCTGGAAGGTGGCGCCGACCTGCGGGTGATCCAGGAACTCCTCGGCCATGCGGACATTTCCACCACGCAGATCTATACCCACGTCAGCAGCAAAGGGCTGAAGGACGCGCACCGGAAATTTCACCCGAGGGGCTGA
- a CDS encoding HAD hydrolase-like protein, producing MPGDIGQLTGILRSVGEPWLLLFDIDGTLVDTGGKGLEALRRTAVEIFGGDGPPLDLAGSTDLGILGSLCVYFGVDHSEELAHAFFEAYHRHLEASLETEPTDGRVLDGVIALLEHLATVGHAQLALLTGNTALGAQIKLRHYGLDHHFPFGAYGSDRADRNQLGTIALERALAFTGRAYLAERTLVIGDTPKDIACAHAIGARCLAVATGRFSADELAAAGADWVLGSLLELGMKIP from the coding sequence ATGCCTGGCGATATCGGGCAGCTCACCGGCATCCTGCGCAGCGTGGGTGAACCGTGGCTGCTGCTCTTCGATATCGACGGCACCCTGGTGGACACAGGCGGTAAAGGTCTCGAGGCCTTGCGGAGAACCGCCGTGGAAATCTTCGGCGGCGACGGGCCGCCGCTGGATCTCGCGGGCTCGACGGATCTCGGTATCCTCGGGAGCCTGTGCGTGTACTTCGGGGTCGATCACAGCGAGGAGCTGGCCCATGCGTTTTTCGAAGCCTACCACCGCCACCTCGAGGCCAGCCTTGAGACAGAGCCCACCGACGGGCGGGTGCTCGACGGGGTGATCGCCCTTCTGGAGCATCTGGCCACAGTCGGGCACGCCCAGCTCGCCCTGCTTACCGGGAATACGGCGCTGGGCGCACAGATCAAGCTCCGTCATTACGGGCTGGATCATCATTTCCCATTCGGTGCCTATGGCTCCGACAGGGCGGACAGGAACCAGCTCGGCACCATTGCGCTGGAGCGCGCGCTCGCATTCACCGGCAGGGCATACCTCGCGGAGCGCACCCTTGTCATCGGAGACACCCCCAAGGACATCGCTTGCGCCCATGCCATCGGTGCGCGTTGCCTCGCCGTTGCCACCGGGCGCTTCTCCGCCGACGAACTCGCGGCGGCGGGCGCCGACTGGGTGCTCGGCTCCCTGCTTGAGCTCGGGATGAAAATCCCCTAG
- a CDS encoding low molecular weight protein arginine phosphatase: protein MSATKRVLFVCTGNTCRSPMAEALFRKAVEGRPDYSVKSAGVAASKGSCCSRETGAICNSLNAPLEDFRSQPVSADLLAEATHVFTMTRGHMHVLEDHFPEFSGKYYLACEFADIPGKGLGADVPDPIGMGNKAYENVAKVLGAAIPAIIAYIDQTTPRA from the coding sequence ATGTCAGCTACAAAACGGGTTCTATTTGTATGCACCGGCAATACTTGCCGCAGCCCCATGGCGGAGGCTCTTTTCCGCAAGGCGGTGGAAGGGCGCCCGGATTACTCGGTGAAATCCGCTGGCGTCGCCGCCTCCAAGGGCAGCTGTTGCAGCCGTGAGACGGGGGCGATCTGCAACTCGCTCAACGCCCCTTTGGAAGATTTCCGCAGCCAACCTGTCTCTGCGGATCTGCTGGCGGAGGCGACCCACGTTTTCACCATGACGCGCGGCCACATGCATGTCCTGGAAGACCACTTCCCGGAGTTTTCCGGAAAGTACTACCTTGCCTGCGAGTTTGCGGACATCCCCGGGAAAGGCCTCGGAGCGGATGTGCCGGATCCCATTGGCATGGGCAATAAGGCCTATGAGAATGTCGCCAAGGTGCTCGGCGCGGCCATCCCGGCGATCATTGCCTACATCGACCAAACCACGCCGCGAGCGTAG
- a CDS encoding DUF393 domain-containing protein, which yields MALVLFFDGDCGFCSKSVRRVHHLDTKGVLEFAPLQGKLSKQLGLERFADKEGGTMVIIRESDGKRFFKGDAWIVLGQTLGGIWALLAGVYGMFPKTARDWGYDLVARKRYFLAGKGDACAIPDESLRKRMRD from the coding sequence ATGGCTCTGGTGCTGTTTTTCGATGGCGATTGTGGCTTTTGCAGCAAATCGGTCAGGCGCGTCCACCACCTCGACACGAAAGGGGTTCTGGAGTTCGCCCCCTTGCAGGGCAAGTTGTCCAAGCAGTTGGGGCTCGAACGATTCGCGGACAAGGAAGGTGGAACCATGGTTATCATCCGCGAGTCCGATGGAAAACGCTTTTTCAAGGGCGACGCGTGGATCGTGCTGGGGCAAACGCTGGGCGGGATCTGGGCGCTGCTGGCGGGGGTTTACGGCATGTTCCCGAAAACGGCGCGTGACTGGGGGTATGATCTCGTCGCCCGCAAACGCTACTTCCTCGCCGGCAAGGGCGATGCCTGCGCCATCCCCGACGAGTCGCTGCGCAAACGCATGCGGGATTGA